Proteins from a single region of Acetonema longum DSM 6540:
- a CDS encoding nuclear transport factor 2 family protein, which produces MINNNSRAIPLPQPIAAYYHASDVYDYDLLAACFTADAILVDEGKEYHGPEAVSRHILKANRDANVITEITNCVEKNSETVVTATISGNFDGSPIPLDFHFTLNNGKIKSLNIVVADE; this is translated from the coding sequence ATGATAAACAATAACAGTAGAGCGATCCCCCTGCCACAGCCGATTGCAGCATATTATCATGCCTCAGATGTTTATGACTATGATCTGCTCGCCGCCTGCTTCACAGCGGATGCCATATTGGTTGATGAAGGAAAAGAATATCACGGGCCCGAGGCTGTCAGCAGGCATATTTTGAAGGCGAATCGCGACGCTAATGTTATTACTGAAATTACCAACTGCGTAGAGAAAAACAGTGAAACGGTTGTTACTGCCACTATTTCCGGTAATTTCGATGGCAGTCCCATTCCGCTGGATTTCCACTTTACTCTCAATAATGGGAAAATTAAAAGCTTGAATATCGTAGTGGCTGATGAATGA